The Erinaceus europaeus chromosome 17, mEriEur2.1, whole genome shotgun sequence nucleotide sequence atCTTTGTACAGATCTTTGTACAGATCTCTCATGTACATATTGTCATGACTCAGGGGTTCTGATAGGACTGGAAATCTAAGAATCTGTGATCTCAGCAATAAGCTCTCTTCATTGGCaacctcttcaaagcatcttttaTTTCCTTGTTCCTTAGGCTATAAATCAAAGGATTCAGCATAGGTATGACCACAGTGTAGAAGACAGATGCAAATCTGTCAAAGGAGGGGGTACTTCCAATGCTGGAACTCAAGTAGACAAAGCCAGTGGAGCTATAGAAGAGGCTGACTGTTGTCAGGTGAGATGCACAGGTGTTGAACACTTTGGACCTTCCTTGAGCTGAAGTGATCTTCATGATGGAAATGACAATAATGCCATAGGATATCATGACGATTAGGGCATTTGATATCCCATAGATCATCGTTAATACTGCCATCATGAGTCTTATATAGAAAATGTCATCGCAGGACAGGGCTAGGAGCTGAGGCATGTCACAAAAGAAGTGGTTGATGGTATTAGGCCCACAGAAATGGAGCTGAAGTATGGCACACAGCTGGGGGATAGCACCCGTGAGTCCAGCCACATAGGACATTACAACCAACCTGATACAGAGGGTGGGTGACATGATGGAAGAGTAGAGGAGTGGATTACAAATGGCAGCATATCGATCATACGCCATGACAGTTATGAGACAACACTCACTCAGTCCCAGGGTTGAAAAGATGAAGTATTGAAGAACACAACCCTCAAAGGTGATAGTTTTTTCCTCTTGGAAGAAAGTAGAGAGCATCTTGGGAGCCGTGGATGTCACAAAGAAGATATCG carries:
- the LOC103110433 gene encoding olfactory receptor 5AN1-like; the encoded protein is MVGERNITDITYFILLGFSDFPLLSAPLFILFLLMYIATLTWNLVLIILIGMDPHLHTPMYFFLKNLSFLDIFFVTSTAPKMLSTFFQEEKTITFEGCVLQYFIFSTLGLSECCLITVMAYDRYAAICNPLLYSSIMSPTLCIRLVVMSYVAGLTGAIPQLCAILQLHFCGPNTINHFFCDMPQLLALSCDDIFYIRLMMAVLTMIYGISNALIVMISYGIIVISIMKITSAQGRSKVFNTCASHLTTVSLFYSSTGFVYLSSSIGSTPSFDRFASVFYTVVIPMLNPLIYSLRNKEIKDALKRLPMKRAYC